TCCATCAGTGCTATGAACCCCTCTCCCCCAGAGTCATTACCAGTCCTCTGAGTTACTCACAtacctctccctttcttccttcccctgcctcgcTCTACTCTTTCCAAAATCATATGCTTCTGCTTCTCTATTGATATATGCTTTGGCTGCTTTTCACCACGGGGTTTCTACACCTTGTAGGTCTCCAGCGCTGCCCACGGTGCAGTGCAGTGCAATTGAGTGCAGTGCAGAGGCCACAGCCAGGGCAAAGAAAGGATGGCACCATGCTGTAGCACatgcaagaaattaaaaatatcttaagtAAATTTGGCTTCAGAAGTAGCAGATATGGTCCACAGAAGAAATATAAGAAGGGAATTGTAGCATATGAATGCGTGCACAGTCAGTGATCAATACTCCTGGTAAACAGAGTAAACAGCACAAAACCAAATGTTTGCCCAAGAAAAGCCGGGGAGTGCCTTCTGATAACTTATCACTCATGTTTGTCCATTGCTGCTGTTAATGAGCACAGTTGCAGTTTGGAAACTTCCATACCTGGCAGGTGTCTACCCCTCCCTTTAGGAAACCGGCACAAAGCATTGAAGGAGTTATGATCCCACCGTAGATATCCCTGTGATTGCAAATTGCATTAGAAATCAGAGGAACACCTGCATAATTCATGGTGTCAGATGTATCACctgttaataaaacaaaaaaaaacaaagaaaaaagctctcTGTCCTTGAAACTAGTCTCTAATTATAAACAGGAAATGTTTTAGTATATGAAGAATTGACAAGCAAGGGTGAAAGAAATACGGTTAAAATGACAACATATAAGGAAGGCAACTAGGAGTCTCATCACTTACAGAATCCAGTAACTAGTGACTCTATAGAGCTGTGGATTATCACAGTATATAACATAAAGCTGTACATTATATGTTTCTACTTCAAACTAGACAATCGATGACAGTAATGAATTTAAAAGCTAGTTGGACACTGTCTTCAATACTAGCGccaaaatttgttttgaatttatcGCCTGTTCTGTTAGTCAACAAATCATCTGCAAacatatgatttattttataaatatttattttattttattcagagtTTGAAGGGATCATTTCTACAAATGGGAGTATTTGCGCTTTTAGAGTGCAAGGTAaaccttgctttcatttttttcccacctttcaCTATTATCTGTAGGTCAGGTAACATACTGTTGTTGTTCTCCAAACACGTTAAATGAGACGAATGAAGAATGATAAAAAACAATGACCTGAGAATTCAAGCATTTTCACATGAAAGTGATTCAGTATATATTATTGATTAACATGACCTGTGAGTCATGGTAAAAAAAagaattcccttttctttgtgACATTATTCACAGATCCAATTTCTACATCATCCAACCTGCCTGAAAATGCATACatgctttctctgaaaaaatggGTGGTTGATTCTTGCATTCATGCTGTGCTTTCTATGCTTGAAGTTATAAAGGACACAGCCTGTTTGACCAAGGCCGAGTACAACATTGTAGACAGTTTTGTGTCTACATGTCATTTTCGACCTTTTCACAGAGTGTACCCATCCATTCCTTGTGATAAGGGTTTGTACAGCACTTTTGCAGTTCAGGGTGAGTATAAAATTTAGGAATATgtcttcttccccccccgcccccccgataTTCCAGAAAATTTAATGTTGGACGGTGCTCTGACCAAATTCTGTATTTACTGTATGTGAGATGTTTTCATGTAGTGTAATCAACAGCAGATCATTTAAAATACCTCCTTCCACAGTTGCTCCCCATCCTGACACCCAGCACATTTTCCCTTCTGGGAACTGTTCACCAAAATTAGGCAGACAGATTGGCTCTATGTGACCtattgaaaaaaaagagagaagagagaattgCTCTTAAAATTTAGCAAAAAATTGTATGCCTCAGTAAAACTTGAGGATTTGGCTTGCAGTGAACTTGTTATGAACACCACCCGCTCCCCACATAAACAGCCTGGCAGTTCTGCAGGTGTTTTGTCTTATGGCCAATACCGTAGGTTTGAAACAACACCTACACCGGGCCTAATTCGTTTCAAGCACGAAGCAACAGAAGGAGGTGTTGGCAGGTCAATAAACTGAAGAATGAGCAAACAAGAAATGCACCACGTACACAGCTGACGGGCAGATCAGAGACCCCACGGCACGTTGCGCAGGCAGAGAAATGGCCTTGGCTAGCCACGGCACAACGGCGTGGCACCTCCTAACAGGTTTTGTGCAGCGGCACGTGCCAAGAGCCGTGCGTGCACATCTCTGTGCTCTTCTGAAAGGGCAACAAGACATCTGGGGTGGTCTGTGCTTCCCACCCACCGGCTTATAGAGTTTCAGTGCCTCTGCGCTCTGGGGCACTGAATGCCGTGCAATATAATCAGTGTTTGATGCTTGCGGGGACAAACTGTGGCGTGTCGAGGTGAGCTGGCACTGAGCAAAGGGAGGGAAGACACAAGGTATTACTGGGCAATTCCTAGTAGTTCAGTTCTCCGCACCGCAATGACCCCAGCTCACAGCATCAAGACCCCAGCGTGGAGCCTCCaagccccccgggctgcccccagccccccagggcaTAGCGGGTATCTCGCTCAGGTGCGGAGCCGTTACTGCTCTTGACAGCCTCCCCAACTTATTcccaagcaaaagaaaacagctgagatctaaaacagaacaaaagcaagcttaattttcatttaaagtggAAGTTTAAAGTATTTCAAGAGAATTGATTTCGGAACTCACAACCTAGATGCATCAGAGAGAGCCAGCTCCCCTTTGCAGAGAGCTTACAGTGATTAGGAGGTATTGGCTAATCAGCAATATATCATTTAAATTCATACAATATTATAATACGTTATTTCAGTTCACTAACTGTGTCAGCTGTAGGGAGCATCcttctgagaaaataaaagtagttttaatttaaaagtatcgTTATATTTGAAttaccttttcttctctttgaaatttAAGCTTGATTTTCAGCTTTGGACACTGCTGGATCTCCCTATACTCACAGAAAGGACATGATAAAAATCTCTGTGATCTCCAAGTAAAACGAGGTGGGGCATTTATTTTAGATAGGAAAAgtatttagaaagaataaagTTAATGTTTGCCTATTATTAAATGCCTTCAGTAAGCCAATACCAGAACGGACTGCGAACATTTCAGAGCCCTGTGACCACAGCGTTGCTCTCTGTGCCTGGATATCGAATACAGAGGAGTTCCTGATACCGAGGCCGGGGAATTTCTGCCAGCGTAGTCTGAACAGGGACCGCTGCCTTGCCACCACAGCGGCAGGCTGGCTAGATCTACGCTGCACATCTCTCATTGCTTTTAGAGGCGGTGGGGATCCACTCGACTGTCCTGGGTCAGGCATAGGGTGCCAACAGAAATTTCCCTGTCTGTACTAGGAAAGACCCTTCTTGCTTTTAGCCAGAAAGGTGAGAAAGGCAAGTGAAAGCTAACAGAAAGAATTACCATTGAGAGCAAGCGGTGCTGCCAGTTTCATCAGTGCTATATCATTTCCCATTGTCTTGGGTTTATAATTTCGATGGTAtataattttttccactgaatacGGGTGAACCTGGGTGTCTTGCTGAGTCACAAAACCAACCTGCACACTCCATGAGCTCGGCAAGTACAGGCTGAAACAAAGAGGTAGGAGAGAGTGAAAAACCTTCAAGAAAAACCTCCGGTTTTCTAATTGTCTCCTGTGCTTATGAACCACATAAAACTCTACAGGCAAATAGCTACAGTCTGCTGCACTTGCTTACCTATCTATTAATATTGTCTATGTTTTGTGTCTAATTCCAAAAAATATAGAAAGGGTGACTCATCTTAGTAACACCCTGGGTCACTGGTATATTATCTGTGCAGCTTTCTACAAATATATGAGAGTTTCGCATTGGCCTACCTGTCTGTCCTCCTATGTGACCCCACAGCAGTCgatgctgctgcctggcacacCTCTGCTCAGCCATCCGGCTAGCTCAGCGGCACTTGCGGCAAGGCATTTTCAAGGGAGAGGTTTTCCTTCTGGAAGGTGCTTCTGCCCCCACTTCGTGAGCAGCCACATCTTTCAGCCTCCAGCACACGAGCAGCTCCTCTTCTCTTGGCGTCACCCCACTGGGCTAGCAGTGGGTTAGCAGCCGTGCTGGGAAAAGGCTCCAGGGATGTGGGTTGTGTTGCCAGCTCCCATCCCCGTCAGCCTTTGAACCCACCACAACCAACTGGGTTGTGGGGACAGAGCTAAGGACAAAAGTCCTAAAATGCTTAATTcctaagtaattatttttatggcaACACAGGGCTCTACATAGGATCTAGGAGAGGGATTTGTCTGTCCCATCGCTTCTCTCTACTGAGTGTAAAGGCATCCTACAGGACTTGCTCAATAGCAGGCATCCGTGTTGTGGGTGCCTAAAAGGGGTCAGACAAATCCCATTTTAGCTGTCTAAATGTTTTGGTGAAAGTGGCCTGGAGTTTGCAAGAGCAAGAAGAACTCTCCTGCGCTATTAGCAACAATCAAGACTGCAAAACCAGACAATTCAATTATAAATAAGAGAGAGGGCTACATCTATAATTACACAAAGAAGAGGAGTCTAAATAACTATTAAGCATCTATTTACAACTCAAAGACTACTTGCAACAGCATAAAAAGGAGAGTGTGTACGTGGCAAAGGGCACTAAGCACAGTACAACTCACTAATTACCACTGATTGATCCTGTCAATTTGAAAAGGATGGTGTAATTTATTTTGGAGCTCCAGAGTACCAGAGCAGCCAAGTACAAATTCCTCCTGAGCTGTTAACTCACATGCAATGTAGAGAAATTGCAGATCGGGATACCTAAAATCTAGCACTTAAATGCTCTTTTAAGCTGATTTCCCAGGAAGCTGGGAGTGCCCAGAATATCTGAAAATTGGGGTCCCTGATTTGGGCTACTTCTTGGGGAgactttttttcagtaaagacttgCACTCGtgcaagaagagagagagatggtttAGGTGTTATGGAGCAAGCCCATGAAATAAGGATAACCCAATCTCtcctgcagtttatttttaagagaaagcaCGGTGCATTAGTCCTCCTCTGCAGTGGCCCCACACACAGACCCTCTGCAAGCGGGGTCAGTGGGACACCCCGAGCAAGACGATTTAGGGACTTACTCGTAGACACAGTGGGCGGCCGTGACGATCCAGCGCGGGGTGATGACGGACCCTCCGCAGAGGTGGTGACCGTGGAACTGCAGGCTGACCTGCCAGGGCCACTGCCGGGGGGAGGACGCGTTGCCCCCCACAATCCGTGGCCTGTAGCTGGCCCGCGTCCCGCACGCTGCCGGAAAGCAAAGGTTACGGTCCGCGGAGGAAGCGCAGGCATGTTTTTGGTCGCCTTCAGCCCCTCTACTCCCAGCCTTGCTGAGGCTGGGAGGTCTCTGCAGCAGgaccgtccccatccccatggcccACAtctggggctgtggctgcccccAGAGGTGTCTCCTCCTCCCGCCCATCCCTGCAGCACCGTGCCTGGCAGCCGGTATGGGTGCTGTGAGGCTCACGTCTTCTCCTCTGCAGATGTAGTGCTCAGCTGAGCTGTAAAACCCACTGTTCTGCCCTCCTTAAATGCACAGGGTCCCAGGGGCCCACATAGGCAGGCTGAAGCATCTCCTCTCCCCTGGTgattattttgctgttgttttttgaCTTTTCGTGTCCCGATCTGAAAACTAGCTGACATGGAGAGGTGTGGGATGAAAGTTCAAATGTTAAGACAGAATTTCCCTTTCCCTGCCGAGATGGCAAAGAGTTGGAATTACAGTATCAGCCCATGGACTCAACTCACAATCCTTAAACGTCTGCTTCCTACTGTGATTCTCACTGAAACGCTCCTGCTGCCTATTGGGCCCAATCTGCCCTCCCCGCCTATTCTcactttctgaaattcttctaaattttatataagaaatataatttttccttggTGTGATAAACTGATGGTATAGTATGCCCTGAGTACACAATTCCTCCCAACTCTTGCCATGCAGTGGATGAAGAAGGAcagtttctgattattttttttcacttttccttattCTTACCCAAACATTTTAAGATGATCACATTGCCAGAAGTGCATTCCTCTCTAAGATGAAAAGACAGTGCGATATTAGTTCCAAATcacaaatactgggttttttttcaatattgtgtCATCTTCCTGTACAGCGATGTGCGCATAAATATAAGTAACTCATATATTAGAAGAGGTACAAAGTCATGTACTCATCCAATCTACTTAGGGCAtttagctgaaatatttaagTTAGGAGTTTAGACACCATCAGGAGCCCGCAGACCAGACGCTGCCCTCCTGAAGAGTGGTTCACTCTTCCGCGAGGGGAGGCTCATCCGCAATTTTCAACATGTGGTCTGTAGTCTCCTTGGATCCATTGCTTGCTTCTCAGTGAAAGGTAACTAAGAAAAACAAGCAATCGTCAGGAGGAAGAAATGGACCATAAAGGGTTCATAAGCCCACTGGGAAATATCTAGGGGTCTGTAAACTGAAACAAACTGCTTGACAGTGGAAAAAGATAAGTGCCTGGTGTCTATCCATTTGCAAAAAAGGGATCACGGGACAAATAGGTTTTTCAAATAGCTCATTTTAAAGCCTTTGTTGATTTTAACAGGCCTTGGATCAGGCTCTTAATTTGCATTCCAGCAAGACTGCTACTGAGCCTTGGTCTATGATGCATAGCAACACTAACCACTTATGAAGTACTACGTGCCTGAAAAAACAGGCGACGATCTCAAACTGTTAGTCATTCTCCTTCTGTTGATGGCTCTCTTTCTATCAGGATGAACAAGCTGAGGCATACCTGAGGTTTGTAGCATTGTGCAGGGATGTCACTTGATCAGCTGATAACCAGTGGCTGAGGGATACGAAATGTCTTTGAAACTGTTTTTCGACTGCAGCCACGGGCAGGTAACCTGAACTCACGTAACTGCAAATAAACCATAAACACAGCTTCCTCAGACAGCATTTTGGTAATCTGTTTAAATAATTCAGCGGTTCTGCTAATGAAAACCCAGTGTAGCAACCACAATAATCGGATTCTGACACTTGATAAGGTAATGCTATCCTCCCCAAGAAACACTTCTTATAACGTGCACGTATTTTTGCCATAATCATGTGTGGAAGTCACACATGCTGAGAGGCATTTAACTGGCAgagaaagtaaattttaattCTAATATTGCAATAAAGCTTTTATTGTAACTGGTTGGCACATTTCCTGAAGCACTAACAAGCTCGTTGTCTCTTTTTTATAGAGTTATGTTTTGCAGCAGAGAGGATgaataatttgtgattttttcttgtctttttttgttgaaCAATTGAGATGCATTTTATCCTAAAGGCAACATGAATTCATTCAAAGAA
The genomic region above belongs to Mycteria americana isolate JAX WOST 10 ecotype Jacksonville Zoo and Gardens chromosome 1, USCA_MyAme_1.0, whole genome shotgun sequence and contains:
- the TMPRSS3 gene encoding transmembrane protease serine 3 yields the protein MTSQEEVQETNPTTGSLEIISIAEDEPPVPEIQFSFKRFFFIPQAKVDPSADGSGDIEPPSMCHVFVSLKYFPYICGLFLAVILAVAIGLGVQYNCIGKFRCRSSFKCIQKSARCNGVFNCKEGEDEYGCVRLSGKKAVLQVFTSGSWRTVCSDDWKAEYGNTTCKHLGFSSYVSSGYLPVAAVEKQFQRHFVSLSHWLSADQVTSLHNATNLREECTSGNVIILKCLACGTRASYRPRIVGGNASSPRQWPWQVSLQFHGHHLCGGSVITPRWIVTAAHCVYDLYLPSSWSVQVGFVTQQDTQVHPYSVEKIIYHRNYKPKTMGNDIALMKLAAPLALNGHIEPICLPNFGEQFPEGKMCWVSGWGATVEGGDTSDTMNYAGVPLISNAICNHRDIYGGIITPSMLCAGFLKGGVDTCQGDSGGPLACEDMSIWKLVGTTSFGVGCAEKNKPGVYSRTTSFLAWIHEQMEREELQT